The region AACTTTCGTCAACATCTTATCGATTTCGCCTGTCTCCTCACCAATACTAATCATCTGAATTGCCATTAGGGGAAATACTTGCTCTTTTTGGAGAGCTATACTGATCATGCCCCCAGTCTGAATTTCCCGTCGCGCTTCATCTACAGCATTCGCAATTACCTGGTTGCCTGCTGTATCTCGCACAATCTCTAGGCACGTCAAAATTGGCACACCAGAACGAGTCAGAGCACCGAAAGTGCGGCAGAAACGTGCTGTCGCTGTTTTTTGAATCAAATCGCCAAAAATCGGCATTTTGAGCATAAAACGGTCAACAGTTTCACGTCCCACACGAGTTTTGTAGTACTGACGGAATGCAAAAACTGCAACCCCAGCAATTACCAAAACCAGTAAAACATTCCGAAAATCCTGCACAAATTCACTAATCCCCATCATGAATTTGGTAAAAGCAGGTAACTCTACCCCCAAATCTTTGAAAATGTTGGCAAAAATAGGCAGCAAAAACCGCACCATCCCGAAGAAAATAATCAACGCCAATACCCCAACTGTCACTGGGTAGGACATTGCAGATTTAATTTGGTTTTGCAAACGAGCAATATCTTCTAGTAATTTGGCAAGCCGATTCAGCACCTCATCCAATACACCACCTACTTCACCCGCTTGAATCATACTCACATACAGCCCATCAAAGCACTCCGGATGCTTCCGCATTGAATCAGATAGGCTAATCCCTTGCTGTACGTCAGAGCTAATGTTCAATAGGGCCTTTTTCAACTTAGGGTTTTGACATTGCTCTGCCAAGACTCCCAGCCCACGAACCAATGCAACCCCAGCATTTACCAATGCAGCGAACTGCCGTGAAAAGACAGCCTTGTCTTTAACAGAGACTTTCGCCAGAGAGTCGCTAATGCTTTTGGGGCTTAAATCTAACGAGAAACCACTGTCTTGCTTCAGTTCTTGAACAAACAACCCTCGCTCTCTTAGGGTGGCGCGAGCATCTCTCAAGTTATCTGCAACAATTTTCTCTTTACGAACGCCCCTCGCATCTTGAACACGAGCGATAAAGGTAGGCATAGGTCGTCACCTGTGGAACAATGGGGACAGGAAGGTGAAACTACTTGCTTCTGTACTGTTTGAACTAATCACCAGGATAGAAGCAAGCATCTTCAATGTTAGTGAATGTTAGCGTCTTGCGGCTCCAGCGGCAGCAGCGCCTGTTGGAGCACCACCAATTAACCGCTGCAACTCATCGGGTCTAGATGTTTTAGACATGGCAGCTTCAAAAGTGATCAAGCCGCTCTTGTACTGATCTGCCAACACCTTTTCAAGGGTTTGCATCCCTAATTTACCTCCAGTTTGAATAGCGGAGTAAATTTGTGCTGTTTTTCCTTCTCGAATCAGGTTGGAGATAGCAGGGGTTACGATCATGATTTCTTGCGCCATTGTGCGCCCGTACTCGCCTGGCTTGGGGTTTTTCTTGGGAACAAGTGTCTGGCTAAATACAGCGACGAGGGAGTTAGACAGCTGTACCCGTACTTGGGTTTGCTTATCAGCGGGGAATACGTCAATAATCCGGTCTACTGTTTGGGCAGCGGAACTGGTGTGTAGAGTACCAAAGACTAGGTGACCTGTTTCAGCGGCAGAGATTGCCAGGGAGATGGTTTCCAAATCACGCATTTCACCTACCAGAATAATGTCTGGGTCTTCGCGTAGTGCCGCTTTTAAGGCATTGGCAAAGCTCTTGGTGTCTTCTCCAAGTTGCCGTTGGTGAATCAAGCTTTTGATTGGTTCGTAGACGAATTCGATGGGGTCTTCAATAGTGAGGATGTGTTCCGCACGGGTGCGATTGATCAAGTCAATCATGGCTGCCAGTGTGGTTGTTTTGCCGGAGCCTGTCGGTCCGGTCACCAGAATTAAGCCTCTGGGTTTTTCTGCCATTTCCCGGACAACATCGGGTAGTCCCAGTTTTTCAAAGTTGGGAATTTTGGAGCTAAGCGCCCGAAGACAAGCAGCATAGGTTCCGCGGTCTTTATAAACGTTGACTCGGAAGCGGGCAAGTCCTCTGACACCGTAGGAACAGTCAAGCTCCCAGTTTTGCTCCAAGTTTTTGCGCTGGGTATTGTTGAGCATACTGAAGATCAGGCGTTGGCACTCTTCAGCCGTCAGAGCTTGGTCGCCGATGGGTTGTAGTTTACCGCTAATACGAAAGTAGGGAGGAAGCCCTGCGGTGAGGTGCAGGTCTGAGCCACCCATCTCGATTAACTGTTCCATCAAGTCTTCAATCATTAACTCCATGAGGTATGCTCCTTACGGATGAGGTGTCTAGGGTGGGTGGATGGCACGATCGCTGACTTGGTGTCAGCGAACCCAAAAGTGGGTTAGTGACAGTTTACCCAGATGAATTCGAATGATTTCAACAGTTGACCAACTGCGATCGCTACCTGGTTAATCCTGGAAGCGGGGAGTCAAACAATATGGGCAATCGAGCCACTCCTGCTTCAGTTCAGCACTACAAGCCCGACAGGTGAGCGAAGTTTTGCGTTTTGCTTTGAGTTCTGCTTCCAGCCCAGAGTCAGTAAATGTTACCCGCTCTACTTCTTCGAGAGTCGTTTGTCCCTCACGAACTAGATTTAGGCTATAAGCCAGGAGGGTTTTCATTCCCTCTTCGACGGCTGCTTCCTTAATTCGGTCAGTGGGTGCCCCCTGGTTAATCAGGGTTTGAAGCCGCTCAGTGATTCGCATGACTTCATAAACCCCGCAGCGACCTTTATAGCCAACCCCCTTACATTTCGGGCACAATTGGTTGCGGGAACCAGCTTCTTGAATTTCATGGGGCTGGAGGGTATTTGCTTTGTAGAGTGTAATTTCTCCATCTCGTGAGGCTGTTAAACCAAATCGAGCAAGTTCTTCCCGGCTAGGAGTATAAGGAATGCGGCATTCATCGCACACACGACGCACTAGCCGTTGAGCTACAACTCCGATCAGCGCCCCTGACACCATGAATGGTTCAACCCCCATTTCATCTAAGCGGGCGATCGCGCCTGCGGCATCGTTTGTGTGAAGCGTTGTTAATACCAAGTGCCCGGTAAGAGCAGCCTCAATCGCGGTCTTTGCCGTTTCTCGGTCGCGCGTTTCACCTACCAGAATCACATCTGGATCTTGCCGCAAAAATGCTCGCAAGATCATGGCAAAGTCCATCCCTTTTTCTCGAATCACCTGAACCTGGGTTAAACCAGCCAGAGTATATTCAATGGGGTCTTCTGCCGTACAAATATTGACTCCTGGATCGTTCCGTTCAGACAACGCAGAGTAGAGAGTAGTTGTTTTACCAGAGCCAGTTGGACCCGTTACTAGAATCAGCCCAAATGGACGAGCAATCATATCTTGAACAATCTTGAGCGTTTCTGAGTCGCCAATGAGTTTTTCCAGTCCCAATTGGGTTGCGGAGTTATCCAGAATCCGCAGTACGACCTTCTCGCCATGCTTACTGGGCAGCGTGCTCACCCGAAAGTCAATGTTGCGATTATCGTAGCGACGACGAATTCGACCATCCTGTGGCACCCGGCGTTCGGCAATATCCAACTGAGCCATAATTTTGAAACGCGCCGTAACTGCCGGAATAATCTTTTTCGGGAATGGCTCAAATGCTTCCCGGAGCACACCATCTTTCCGGAAGCGAACCCGCAAAAATTCTTCCTGTGGCTCGATATGAATATCAGATACCCCCTCTTGCAGAGCTTTGATTAGGATTTTGTTTGCTAATGCAATTACGGGAGCTGCTTCAGCATCGGCAACATCCAGATCTGCATCTGTTTCTTCAGGTGCATCTTGCAAGTCCATGTAACCCAAGCCTTCCAGGTCTGCTTGGATGTCAACTTTTGCTTGTTGTTCAATTTGCTTTTGACGCTCAACCTGTTCATCCAGGTATTTGGAGATAAGGCGTTGGTAATCCTCGTTGGTAATAACCATGCGCTGAAGCGCGAAACCCCGTGCTCGCAAAACCCGATTCAGATCATCTTGTGCTCTCAAATCGTCTGGGTTTACCATTGCCACCAGAACAGATGGCGGTTCATTCTCAGACTTAGAGAGCGGAACGAGCTTGTGATTGCGGCACATGTCAATCGGAATGAGCTGATCAATCAGATCACCAACTTCCGCTGTTGGAATTTGGCTGACCTCTGGATCTAGCGATTCTACTCCATAGAGAATTTTAAGTTCAAATAGCTGTTGCTTCTTATATTGCCGAATTAGATCAGGGGGAAGTTGCTGCCCAGTGAGACTTTCTAGAACATCAACGAGGGGTCTGCCAGTTTTGCGACTTTCCACGAGGGCTTGCTGCATCTGGTCAGTGTTAACGTAGCCAGACTGAACAAGCTTATTCCCGAATGGAGAGAAATTATTTTGGACGACAAGTGCACGACGTGGAGACGAGGAGTTGGTCATAACAATTGCAAGATGAACTCCTTATAGAGTATTCCCAAAACTTTAATTGTTTCGAACTGATCGTCTAGAACGATGAATGATGCAGAAGAAGCAAAATTGCGAACAGAAGAACACACTCTTTTAAGAGTAAATTATGCACCGACAGATTGGATGGTTGCATCTAATTACTTTATGGATAAACAGATAATAGCTTTTACTGCAGTTTTCGTCAGGTTTTCCCATGAATCCAGGAATCACGTTGTTTAATTAAGTGATATTTGCAGCATGGCTAAACAGTATTTTTGCGGTTGTGCCAGGTTGCCCTTGTGTGATCTATGCTTTTGTTATCGCTCATTCGAAGGCTTGATTGAGACTCTGATAAGAGGTTTTTGAATTAATTCTTCTGATAATCTGTTGGCATCAAAAACGCGATCGCTGTAACAATTGATCGAAAACCAATCAGGCATCCTAGAGTTTGACCACAGTTGAATTAAACCGACATTTACGATTTGTTACAAATTTATTAGACTCCCAATTCCTCTAAAGTGTCCTGGCTGGAAAGGAAAGGGCTACTGAGGTAATTGATTCCCAAGAAAATTTTGATTAAATGAACTCAAGGCATCGCAAGTGGGGCAGACTTGTAGAGGGTCTACTTAGTGGCTGTTCAATCCCTAGAATGACTAGGATTAAGTTTAGTTAGTACATAGGTGACACAGTCTTCATATTTGGGAAACCCACAATGATTGACGAAGAATATCAGGTAGAGGGAATGCAAGGTTCATCATCAGTAGAGTCTGAAACAACAGGGATCCCTCCTGAGCGGGAGGAACCAGGCGATGTAGACTTGAATGCATCACTGGAGGACACGCCAGAAGCAAGTGAGGGCACGCCCGATTTATCGCTTGGAGCAGTAGAATTCCCGGATTTGGAAGAAGATGAATTGTCTGCGGGGCAGTCGCCCAGCGGGGTTGACTATGCCAAGCTATCAGCGCTAGAGGGTGAAATTCAATCGCTGAAAGCCCAACTAGAAGAGCGAACTGGGCAGTATATGCGAATTGCGGCAGATTTTGATAACTACCGTAAGCGTACTCAGCGCGAGAAGGAAGAGTTTGAGCAGCAGATTAAGTGCTCAACTATTAATGAATTGTTGCCAGTTGTTGACAATTTTGAGCGGGCGCGATCGCAGCTTAAGCCTCAAACTGAGCAAGAAACAGCTATACACAAGAGTTACCAGAGTGTTTATAAGCAGTTGGTAGACTGCTTGAAGCGAATTGGCGTATCTCCGATGCGCTCTGAAGGGAAGGAATTTGATCCGACTTTACACGAAGCAGTCATGCGCCAACCAACTGATGAATATCCTGAAGGAACGGTGATCGAAGAACTGCAACGGGGATATATGTTAGGCGAACGAGTTTTGCGGCATGCGCTTGTCAAAGTTGCTGCCCCACCAGAACCCGCAATAGCATCTGAGGGATCTGACCAGGGAACTGCGGATACCTAAAACTTACGACAGCGTTGGCTAAGGTTCGCAATATAGTCAACGCTTGTTGCACAGTTAGACGGTAACACTCTCATATTCAACGCTCGTTAATCATCTTATTTCTCTACACGCCTACAATTTACTACCACTAGCCATGGGAAAAGTCATCGGAATCGACCTGGGTACAACCAATAGCTGCGTTGCTGTTTTGGAGGGGGGGCAGCCGATTGTCATCTCCAGTTCAGAGGGAGGACGGACAACTCCTAGCATGGTGGGATTTGGCAGAGCGAGTGAGCGTTTGGTTGGGCAACTTGCCAAACGACAGGCTGTGACCAACGCAGAAAATACCATCTTTAGTATCAAGCGCTTTATTGGGCGACGCTGGGAAGAAACAGAACAAGAGAGATCGCGCGTGCCCTACAGTTGTATACGCGGCAAAGATGATACCGTCGATGTACAAATTCGAGGCAAGAGTTACACCCCTCAAGAAATCTCTGCCATGATTCTGCAAAAGCTCAAGCAAGATGCAGAAAGTTACCTTGGCGAAACTGTTACTCAAGCTGTAATTACAGTTCCAGCCTATTTCAGCGATGCTCAACGGCAAGCTACTAAAGATGCAGGCACCATCTCTGGGTTAGAAGTCCTACGCATTATCAACGAGCCGACTGCTGCTGCGCTTGCCTATGGCATGGATAAGCAAGACCAGGATCAATGCATCCTCGTGTTTGACCTCGGTGGTGGCACCTTCGACGTATCTATCCTGCAACTCGGTGA is a window of Leptolyngbyaceae cyanobacterium JSC-12 DNA encoding:
- a CDS encoding type II secretory pathway, component PulF (IMG reference gene:2510095874~PFAM: Bacterial type II secretion system protein F domain) produces the protein MPTFIARVQDARGVRKEKIVADNLRDARATLRERGLFVQELKQDSGFSLDLSPKSISDSLAKVSVKDKAVFSRQFAALVNAGVALVRGLGVLAEQCQNPKLKKALLNISSDVQQGISLSDSMRKHPECFDGLYVSMIQAGEVGGVLDEVLNRLAKLLEDIARLQNQIKSAMSYPVTVGVLALIIFFGMVRFLLPIFANIFKDLGVELPAFTKFMMGISEFVQDFRNVLLVLVIAGVAVFAFRQYYKTRVGRETVDRFMLKMPIFGDLIQKTATARFCRTFGALTRSGVPILTCLEIVRDTAGNQVIANAVDEARREIQTGGMISIALQKEQVFPLMAIQMISIGEETGEIDKMLTKVADFYEDEVEQAVKALTSILEPIMIVLLGGMVGAILLSMYLPMFAVFEQLG
- a CDS encoding pilus retraction protein PilT (IMG reference gene:2510095875~PFAM: Type II/IV secretion system protein~TIGRFAM: pilus retraction protein PilT), with protein sequence MELMIEDLMEQLIEMGGSDLHLTAGLPPYFRISGKLQPIGDQALTAEECQRLIFSMLNNTQRKNLEQNWELDCSYGVRGLARFRVNVYKDRGTYAACLRALSSKIPNFEKLGLPDVVREMAEKPRGLILVTGPTGSGKTTTLAAMIDLINRTRAEHILTIEDPIEFVYEPIKSLIHQRQLGEDTKSFANALKAALREDPDIILVGEMRDLETISLAISAAETGHLVFGTLHTSSAAQTVDRIIDVFPADKQTQVRVQLSNSLVAVFSQTLVPKKNPKPGEYGRTMAQEIMIVTPAISNLIREGKTAQIYSAIQTGGKLGMQTLEKVLADQYKSGLITFEAAMSKTSRPDELQRLIGGAPTGAAAAGAARR
- a CDS encoding type II secretory pathway, ATPase PulE/Tfp pilus assembly pathway, ATPase PilB (IMG reference gene:2510095876~PFAM: GSPII_E N-terminal domain; Type II/IV secretion system protein), whose amino-acid sequence is MTNSSSPRRALVVQNNFSPFGNKLVQSGYVNTDQMQQALVESRKTGRPLVDVLESLTGQQLPPDLIRQYKKQQLFELKILYGVESLDPEVSQIPTAEVGDLIDQLIPIDMCRNHKLVPLSKSENEPPSVLVAMVNPDDLRAQDDLNRVLRARGFALQRMVITNEDYQRLISKYLDEQVERQKQIEQQAKVDIQADLEGLGYMDLQDAPEETDADLDVADAEAAPVIALANKILIKALQEGVSDIHIEPQEEFLRVRFRKDGVLREAFEPFPKKIIPAVTARFKIMAQLDIAERRVPQDGRIRRRYDNRNIDFRVSTLPSKHGEKVVLRILDNSATQLGLEKLIGDSETLKIVQDMIARPFGLILVTGPTGSGKTTTLYSALSERNDPGVNICTAEDPIEYTLAGLTQVQVIREKGMDFAMILRAFLRQDPDVILVGETRDRETAKTAIEAALTGHLVLTTLHTNDAAGAIARLDEMGVEPFMVSGALIGVVAQRLVRRVCDECRIPYTPSREELARFGLTASRDGEITLYKANTLQPHEIQEAGSRNQLCPKCKGVGYKGRCGVYEVMRITERLQTLINQGAPTDRIKEAAVEEGMKTLLAYSLNLVREGQTTLEEVERVTFTDSGLEAELKAKRKTSLTCRACSAELKQEWLDCPYCLTPRFQD
- a CDS encoding molecular chaperone GrpE (heat shock protein) (IMG reference gene:2510095877~PFAM: GrpE), encoding MIDEEYQVEGMQGSSSVESETTGIPPEREEPGDVDLNASLEDTPEASEGTPDLSLGAVEFPDLEEDELSAGQSPSGVDYAKLSALEGEIQSLKAQLEERTGQYMRIAADFDNYRKRTQREKEEFEQQIKCSTINELLPVVDNFERARSQLKPQTEQETAIHKSYQSVYKQLVDCLKRIGVSPMRSEGKEFDPTLHEAVMRQPTDEYPEGTVIEELQRGYMLGERVLRHALVKVAAPPEPAIASEGSDQGTADT